Proteins from a genomic interval of Rosa chinensis cultivar Old Blush chromosome 2, RchiOBHm-V2, whole genome shotgun sequence:
- the LOC112188307 gene encoding conserved oligomeric Golgi complex subunit 3, translated as MASKPGVPRSGAISKGYNFASHWEQNAPLTEQQQAAIANLSHAVAERPFPPNLAQDRISEQQNGLSVSTKGSSFGLEHSAAMEAVLVNTNQFYKWFTDLESALKSETEEKYRHYVDTLMERIQICDGILQQVDDTLDLFNELQLQHQAVATKTKTLHDACDRLLIEKQRLIEFSEALRSKLNYFDELENIATNFYSPNMNVLNENFLPLLKRLDDCISYVESNPQYAESSVYLLKFRQLQSRALGMIRSHVLAILKGASSQVQAAIGSSGGSKASVSEGVEASVIYVRFKAAASELKPVLEEIESRASRKEYTQILAECHKLYCEQRLSLVRGIVHQRISEFAKKEALPSLTRSGCAYLMQVCQLEHQLFDHFFPSSAEDVSSLAPLIDPLSTYLYDTLRPKLIHETNIDSLCELVDILKVEVLGEQLSRRSESLAGLRPTLERILADVHERLTFRARTHIRDEIANYLPLDEDLDYPAKLEKAATDELETTSDDENLVFKTWYPPLEKTLSCLSKLYRCLEPEVFTGLAQEVVEVCSISIQKASKLIAKRSSPMDGQLFLIKHLLILREKIAPFDIEFSVTHKELDFSHLLEHLRRILRGQASLFDWSRTTSLARTLSPRVLESQIDAKKELEKSLKATCEEFIMSVTKLVVDPMLSFVTKVTAVKVAMSGSQNQKVELVMAKPLKDQAFATLDKVAELVQKVTTAIHQELPMVTRKMKLYLQNSSTRTILFKPIQTNIVEAHIQVQSLLKAEYSLDELQGMIKMPSIQDLQAQLDTLL; from the exons ATGGCGAGTAAGCCCGGCGTTCCGAGATCGGGAGCTATTTCCAAGGGCTACAACTTCGCATCTCACTGGGAACAg AACGCGCCGTTAACGGAGCAGCAACAAGCGGCCATTGCAAACCTCTCCCACGCCGTCGCAGAGCGACCGTTCCCGCCCAATTTG GCGCAAGATCGAATCTCGGAGCAGCAGAATGGCCTGTCAGTCTCCACCAAGGGCAGCTCTTTTGGCTTGGAACACTCTGCTGCTATGGAAGCCGTTCTTGTCAATACGAATCAG TTTTACAAATGGTTTACGGATCTTGAATCGGCCTTGAAGTCCGAG aCAGAGGAGAAGTATCGCCACTATGTAGACACATTGATGGAGCGCATACAGATATGTGATGGTATCCTTCAGCAG GTGGATGATACTCTAGACTTGTTTAATGAACTACAACTGCAGCACCAGGCAGTAGCAACAAAGACTAAAACTCTTCATGATGCGTGCGACCGACTG TTGATAGAAAAGCAACGACTGATTGAATTTTCAGAAGCACTCCGCAGTAAGCTCAACTACTTTGATGAATTGGAGAAT ATTGctacaaatttttattctccaAACATGAATGTTCTAAATGAGAACTTTCTCCCTCTGCTCAAACGACTTGATGATTGCATATC GTATGTTGAAAGCAATCCGCAATATGCCGAATCCAGTGTTTACCTACTCAAATTTCGCCAACTGCAG TCTCGAGCCTTGGGCATGATTCGTTCACATGTACTTGCAATTCTTAAAGGTGCTTCTTCTCAG GTACAGGCAGCTATCGGAAGCAGTGGTGGCAGCAAAGCTTCTGTTTCTGAGGGTGTAGAAGCATCTGTTATATATGTCCGTTTCAAGGCAGCAGCAAGTGAG CTTAAACCAGTGCTGGAGGAAATTGAAAGCAGAGCATCAAGGAAAGAATATACTCAGATCCTTGCAGAATGTCACAAGCTATACTGCGAACAACGCCTTTCCTTG GTAAGAGGTATAGTACATCAAAGAATATCTGAATTCGCCAAGAAAGAGGCATTGCCATCATTGACTAGATCTGGATGTGCATATCTAATGCAG GTCTGTCAGCTTGAGCACCAACTTTTTGACCACTTTTTCCCATCTTCCGCAGAGGATGTTTCAAGTTTGGCTCCATTGATAGATCCTCT GTCTACATATTTATACGATACACTACGGCCAAAGCTTATTCATGAAACAAATATTGATTCTCTTTGCGAACTTGTTGATATATTGAAAGTTGAAGTCCTAGGTGAACAGTTAAGTCGGCGGAGTGAATCATTAGCTGGCCTACGTCCTACACTGGAGAGAATTCTTGCTGATGTTCATGAGAGGTTGACTTTCCGTGCTCGAACCCATATTCGTGATGAG ATAGCAAATTATTTACCTTTGGACGAAGATTTGGATTACCCTGCAAAGCTGGAAAAAGCTGCGACAGATGAACTTGAAACTACTTCT GATGATGAAAACCTCGTTTTTAAGACCTGGTATCCACCTCTAGAGAAAACACTATCTTGTCTGTCAAAGCTGTATCGCtgcttagaacctgaagttttCACTGGTTTAGCACAG GAAGTTGTCGAAGTTTGTTCAATATCTATTCAG AAAGCTAGTAAACTCATTGCAAAGAGATCATCACCAATGGATGGTCAGCTCTTCCTCATAAAGCATCTTCTTATCTTAAGGGAGAAG ATTGCACCTTTCGATATTGAGTTTTCTGTTACACACAAGGAGCTTGATTTCTCGCACTTGCTG GAGCATCTACGGCGGATTCTTAGAGGTCAAGCCTCTCTATTTGACTGGTCCAGGACAACTTCGCTGGCAAGAACCTTATCTCCCCGTGTTTTGGAAAGTCAAATAGATGCCAAGAAG GAACTGGAGAAAAGCCTAAAAGCCACTTGTGAGGAGTTCATTATGTCGGTCACTAAGCTAGTTGTGGATCCTATGCTTTCATTTGTTACCAAG GTCACAGCTGTGAAAGTTGCAATGTCAGGCAGCCAGAATCAAAAGGTAGAGTTGGTTATGGCTAAACCACTCAAAGATCAAGCTTTTGCAACTCTAGATAAAGTAGCTGAACTTGTTCAAAAG GTAACCACTGCCATTCACCAAGAGTTGCCAATGGTAACGAGGAAAATGAAGCTTTATCTGCAGAACTCATCAACACGGACAATTCTATTCAAACCAATACA GACAAATATTGTGGAAGCCCATATACAAGTACAGTCCCTGCTAAAGGCTGAGTATTCACTTGACGAACTACAAGGAATGATAAAGATGCCGTCTATTCAAGACCTACAAGCACAACTTGATACTCTACTGTAG